The DNA sequence AACTGACTACTTGTTTTCGATATAGTTTACAACATCTTGAACAGTTTGAATTTTTTCAGCTTCATCATCAGGAATTTCGATGTCGAATTTTTCTTCAAGAGCCATTACCAGTTCTACAACATCAAGACTGTCTGCACCTAAATCTTCTACGAATTTTGAATCCGGTTTTACTTCATCTGGGTTAACGCTTAACTGCTCAACTACTACTTCTTTAATATCATCTAAAAGTGCCATTATAGCTCCTGTTTTTTTAAGTTTAAAATCCTGTAATTATAGCATAAATATCTTAGAGGACATTTATGCCATGTTCATTCCGCCGTTAACTTTTAAAGTTTCTCCCGTAATGTAACTTGCATAGTCCGAAAGTAAAAAAGCTGTTGCGTTTGCCACCTCTTTTGCATCACCGAAACGGTTCATAGGAATCTTGTCTGTAAAACTTTTTTTCACCTCATCACTCAGCACTTCTGTCATTTCAGTTGCAATAAATCCCGGTGTGATAGTGTTGTATCGTATACCGCTTGTCGCAGCTTCAATTGCAAAGCTTTTTGTCATTGCGATAACCCCGCCTTTGCTCGCTGCATAGTTTGTCTGTCCGCCGTTTCCTGTTTCGCCTACAATCGAAGCAATATTGACAACCGAACCGAATTTTTTCTTTCGCATAACTTTCATAGATTCGCGACATCCGATAAAAGCAGAGGTAAGATTAGCGTTAATAACAGCCATAAAATCTTCTGTTTTCATACGCAATGCCAGCTTGTCTTTTGTAATGCCTGCATTGTTTACAAGATAGGAAAGCTCACCGTCCGCATCCACTATTGTCTTTATCCCGTCAATAAAAGCTGCCTCATCGGTTACATCAAACCCGATAACCGCCGCACTGCCTCCCTCTGCTTCGATTGCCTCTTTTACCGCATCCGCTTCTTTTGCGCCGCTTCTGTAGTTTATCCACACCTTTAGACCAAATCCCGCCAAAGTTTTGGCGATTTCTGCACCTATTCCACGGCTTGCGCCTGTTACTAAAACATTTTTTCCGCTAAATTTCATTATACCTTCCTTTAATTTTTTTGTAAAACACCCAGGCCTGCACTGAAGTACGGGTTCCTGAAAAATTATACATTTTCGGAATCGGCACTTTTTATGCTAAAGCATGAGTTGTGAGAAAACTGAATTTTTTTCTGTAGTGTCGGCTATACTTCTACCAAAGCTCCATCCATCT is a window from the Sulfurimonas hydrogeniphila genome containing:
- the acpP gene encoding acyl carrier protein, with amino-acid sequence MALLDDIKEVVVEQLSVNPDEVKPDSKFVEDLGADSLDVVELVMALEEKFDIEIPDDEAEKIQTVQDVVNYIENK
- the fabG gene encoding 3-oxoacyl-ACP reductase FabG, which translates into the protein MKFSGKNVLVTGASRGIGAEIAKTLAGFGLKVWINYRSGAKEADAVKEAIEAEGGSAAVIGFDVTDEAAFIDGIKTIVDADGELSYLVNNAGITKDKLALRMKTEDFMAVINANLTSAFIGCRESMKVMRKKKFGSVVNIASIVGETGNGGQTNYAASKGGVIAMTKSFAIEAATSGIRYNTITPGFIATEMTEVLSDEVKKSFTDKIPMNRFGDAKEVANATAFLLSDYASYITGETLKVNGGMNMA